From one Streptomyces sp. ICC1 genomic stretch:
- a CDS encoding LCP family protein produces MDAQSRGRAEEIDPADQWVLNPRTGNYELRLDHSVAQAPAQRAAPRAVPRRAPAAPGSPAAPAPAVPGPRRGEGPPGGRRGGRSRKGGGGRRKKILVVTGGTLAFLLVGGSVAAYLYYDHLNGNLTVTDVGDAGTSGGFKKDQAINILVIGTDKRSGAGNEGYGDAGSVGHADTTILFHVSKDRSNATALSIPRDLITNVPACPTKQPDGSTKNIAGERGARFNTSLGQAGRDPGCTMRTVKELTGVQVDHFMMADFNAVKNLSTAVGGVPVCVEKAVDDKDSKLKLSAGQHRLEGEQALAFVRTRHAFGQRSDLDRIKTQQQFLSSMMREMKSKQTLTSPQKFFSLAEAATKSLGVDSGIGSIDKLTELAGELKDIDLKNITFTTLPVLDNPAEPANEKATVVVNQTQAEPLLQMIRGDVSLTEVEQKEQAAKDAADADAKAKLDALTQGNRAAAKDVRVDVYNGGGPAGSASGTLNWLQNTKGVGKSSNLGNAPAKVETTQLEYAPNQADQARALMDMMGLPATALKMGTADAAPKTPMKLTLGADFKGAGVSLTAPQKTPEGVQRVEADKEVCAK; encoded by the coding sequence GTGGATGCGCAAAGCCGTGGACGGGCCGAGGAAATCGACCCCGCAGACCAGTGGGTGCTCAACCCCCGCACCGGCAACTACGAACTGCGACTGGATCATTCCGTTGCGCAAGCACCGGCGCAGCGTGCCGCGCCCCGTGCCGTGCCGCGCAGGGCTCCGGCCGCTCCGGGATCTCCCGCCGCTCCGGCCCCGGCCGTTCCCGGCCCGCGCCGCGGCGAGGGGCCTCCCGGCGGCCGCCGGGGCGGGCGCTCGCGCAAGGGCGGCGGCGGACGCCGCAAGAAGATCCTGGTCGTGACCGGTGGAACCCTGGCGTTCCTGCTGGTCGGCGGCTCGGTGGCGGCGTACCTCTACTACGACCACCTGAACGGCAACCTCACGGTCACCGATGTCGGCGACGCCGGTACGAGCGGCGGCTTCAAGAAGGACCAGGCGATCAACATCCTGGTCATCGGCACCGACAAGCGCAGCGGCGCCGGCAACGAGGGGTACGGGGACGCGGGCAGCGTCGGCCACGCCGACACCACGATCCTCTTCCACGTCTCGAAGGACCGCTCCAACGCCACGGCGCTGTCCATCCCGCGCGACCTGATCACCAACGTGCCGGCCTGCCCGACCAAGCAGCCGGACGGTTCGACGAAGAACATCGCCGGCGAGCGCGGGGCCCGCTTCAACACCAGCCTCGGACAGGCGGGCCGCGACCCGGGCTGCACGATGCGCACGGTCAAGGAGCTCACCGGGGTCCAGGTCGACCACTTCATGATGGCCGACTTCAACGCGGTGAAGAACCTGAGCACGGCGGTCGGCGGCGTGCCGGTCTGCGTGGAGAAGGCCGTCGACGACAAGGACTCCAAGCTCAAGCTGTCGGCGGGCCAGCACCGGCTGGAGGGCGAGCAGGCGCTGGCCTTCGTCCGGACCCGGCACGCCTTCGGGCAGCGCAGCGACCTCGACCGCATCAAGACCCAGCAGCAGTTCCTGAGTTCGATGATGCGCGAGATGAAGTCGAAGCAGACGCTGACCAGTCCGCAGAAGTTCTTCTCCCTCGCCGAGGCGGCCACCAAGTCGCTGGGCGTGGACTCCGGCATAGGGTCGATCGACAAACTCACCGAGCTCGCGGGCGAGTTGAAGGACATCGACCTCAAGAACATCACCTTCACCACGCTTCCGGTGCTCGACAATCCGGCGGAGCCGGCCAACGAGAAGGCCACCGTGGTGGTCAACCAGACGCAGGCCGAGCCACTGCTGCAGATGATCCGGGGGGACGTCTCCCTCACGGAGGTCGAGCAGAAGGAGCAGGCCGCGAAGGACGCGGCCGACGCCGATGCGAAGGCCAAGCTGGACGCGCTGACGCAGGGCAACCGCGCGGCGGCCAAGGACGTCCGGGTGGACGTCTACAACGGCGGCGGCCCGGCGGGTTCGGCGTCCGGCACCCTGAACTGGCTGCAGAACACCAAGGGCGTGGGGAAGTCCAGCAACCTGGGCAACGCGCCCGCCAAGGTGGAGACCACGCAGCTGGAGTACGCGCCCAACCAGGCCGACCAGGCGCGGGCGCTGATGGACATGATGGGGCTGCCGGCGACGGCGCTGAAGATGGGGACGGCCGACGCCGCGCCGAAGACGCCGATGAAGCTGACGCTCGGCGCGGACTTCAAGGGGGCGGGGGTGTCGCTGACGGCCCCGCAGAAGACGCCCGAGGGCGTGCAGCGGGTCGAGGCGGACAAGGAAGTCTGCGCCAAGTGA
- a CDS encoding LCP family protein, which produces MRHSSVQGEGTPVRSGEAIPGDRQGAGAVVPPQRSGGRRRRRGGTRRPVRSRRRRVLRWAALIVALLILGTAAAGYLYYRHLNANIRSGQRLSGDTGVAKTEADSAGRRPINILMLGSDVRDEANAKLGGGWDNIGDPARADVQMLIHISADRKNASVTSVPRDTIVDIPECTDPETGKKYKATKTMINESLANGGPGCTLATWEKLTNVYIDHWMMIDFAGVVSMADAIGGVDVCVNQNVFDQSKPGSGTGGSGLKLKAGTTRVQGEQALQWLRTRHAFGSDMGRAKAQHMYMNSMMRGLKGQNAFTDIPRLTGLAEAATKALKVSEEIGSVKKLLDLGLALKDVPINRITMATIPVLEAPGDKDRLVVNPKDSEKMWTMLRKDVAMDSNGDPAAPAESGQPATGGSPSAPVPEPSKAPAADPAKIAVQVVNGTGAGTAPVPKRATAITGQLVSKGFALAKADSTLTPEKSTVVRYATDAQAADAQSVAAALGIPAGSVQKAAGAAKITLVVGADWREGNAYPQQAAPEAGAVPESADVLNGTDTGCMDIYSVYRW; this is translated from the coding sequence GTGAGGCACAGCAGCGTGCAAGGGGAGGGAACGCCGGTCCGGTCCGGCGAGGCGATACCCGGCGACCGCCAGGGCGCGGGAGCCGTCGTGCCCCCGCAGCGGTCGGGCGGCCGCCGGCGCCGCCGCGGCGGTACGAGGCGGCCGGTACGGAGCAGGCGGCGGCGCGTACTGCGCTGGGCCGCCCTCATAGTGGCGCTGCTCATACTCGGGACGGCGGCGGCCGGCTACCTCTACTACCGCCACCTCAACGCCAACATCCGCAGCGGCCAGCGCCTGAGCGGCGACACCGGGGTGGCCAAGACCGAGGCCGACTCCGCCGGCCGACGGCCCATCAACATCCTGATGCTCGGCTCCGACGTCCGCGACGAGGCGAACGCCAAACTCGGCGGGGGCTGGGACAACATAGGCGACCCCGCGCGGGCCGACGTGCAGATGCTGATCCACATATCCGCCGACCGGAAGAACGCCTCGGTCACCTCCGTGCCGCGCGACACCATCGTGGACATCCCGGAGTGCACCGATCCCGAGACGGGCAAGAAGTACAAAGCCACCAAGACGATGATCAACGAGAGCCTCGCGAACGGGGGGCCCGGCTGCACCCTGGCCACCTGGGAGAAGCTGACCAACGTCTACATCGACCACTGGATGATGATCGACTTCGCCGGTGTCGTGAGCATGGCCGACGCGATCGGCGGCGTCGACGTCTGCGTCAACCAGAACGTCTTCGACCAGTCGAAGCCAGGGTCGGGGACGGGCGGTTCCGGCCTCAAGCTGAAGGCGGGCACCACCCGGGTCCAGGGCGAGCAGGCGCTCCAGTGGCTGCGCACCCGGCACGCCTTCGGCAGCGACATGGGCCGGGCCAAGGCGCAGCACATGTACATGAACTCGATGATGCGCGGGCTCAAGGGCCAGAACGCCTTCACCGACATCCCCCGCCTCACGGGCCTGGCGGAGGCGGCGACGAAGGCGCTGAAGGTGTCGGAGGAGATCGGGTCGGTCAAGAAGCTCCTCGACCTCGGCCTCGCGCTCAAGGACGTACCGATCAACCGCATCACGATGGCCACGATCCCAGTGCTGGAAGCCCCCGGGGACAAGGACCGGCTGGTCGTGAACCCCAAGGACTCCGAGAAGATGTGGACGATGCTCCGCAAGGACGTCGCCATGGACTCCAACGGCGATCCGGCCGCCCCGGCCGAGAGCGGCCAGCCCGCCACGGGCGGTTCCCCCTCGGCGCCGGTCCCCGAGCCCTCCAAGGCCCCGGCCGCCGACCCGGCGAAGATCGCCGTACAGGTGGTCAACGGCACGGGCGCCGGGACGGCTCCGGTGCCCAAGCGGGCCACGGCCATCACGGGCCAGCTGGTCTCCAAGGGGTTCGCGCTGGCCAAGGCGGACAGCACGCTCACCCCGGAGAAGAGCACGGTCGTCCGCTACGCCACGGACGCCCAGGCGGCCGACGCGCAGAGCGTGGCGGCGGCCCTCGGGATTCCGGCCGGCTCGGTGCAGAAGGCCGCCGGCGCCGCCAAGATCACCCTCGTGGTCGGCGCGGACTGGCGCGAGGGCAACGCCTACCCGCAGCAGGCGGCGCCCGAAGCGGGCGCGGTCCCGGAGTCGGCCGACGTCCTCAACGGCACGGACACCGGCTGCATGGACATCTACTCGGTCTACCGCTGGTGA
- a CDS encoding glycosyltransferase family 2 protein → MPAQQPAVSVIMPVLNEERHLRDSVRHILGQEYGGEMEVVIALGPSTDRTDEIAAELVRETASDRARVHTVPNPTGRTPAALNAAIEASRHPIVVRVDGHGMLSPNYIATAVRLLEETGAQNVGGIMHAEGENPWEDAVAAAMTSRIGVGNAAFHTGGKAGPADTVYLGVFRREALEKAGGYNVEFIRAQDWELNFRIREAGGLIWFSPELKVQYRPRPSVRALAKQYKDYGRWRHVVARYHSGSINLRYLAAPTAVCAIAAGVVVGAAVTPWAFVLPAGYLVAITAGSVPAGKGLSLKARLRIPVALATMHVCWGFGFLTSPRSLAAKVIASRRPSARRDPAEL, encoded by the coding sequence ATGCCCGCCCAGCAGCCCGCAGTCTCGGTGATCATGCCGGTACTCAACGAGGAGCGCCATCTGCGCGACTCGGTCCGCCACATCCTCGGACAGGAGTACGGGGGTGAGATGGAGGTGGTGATCGCGCTCGGGCCGTCCACGGACCGTACCGACGAGATCGCCGCCGAGCTGGTCCGCGAGACAGCCTCCGACCGCGCCCGGGTCCACACCGTGCCCAATCCCACCGGCCGCACGCCCGCCGCCCTCAACGCGGCCATCGAAGCCTCCCGCCACCCGATCGTGGTGCGCGTGGACGGCCACGGCATGCTCTCCCCGAACTACATCGCCACCGCGGTCCGCCTCCTGGAGGAGACCGGGGCCCAGAACGTCGGCGGCATCATGCACGCCGAGGGCGAGAACCCCTGGGAGGACGCCGTCGCGGCCGCGATGACCTCGCGGATCGGCGTCGGCAACGCCGCCTTCCACACCGGCGGCAAGGCCGGCCCCGCCGACACCGTGTACCTCGGGGTGTTCCGCCGCGAGGCGCTGGAGAAGGCCGGCGGCTACAACGTGGAGTTCATCCGCGCCCAGGACTGGGAGCTGAACTTCCGCATCCGCGAGGCCGGCGGGCTCATCTGGTTCTCGCCCGAGCTGAAGGTCCAGTACCGCCCGAGGCCCTCCGTACGGGCGCTCGCCAAGCAGTACAAGGACTACGGGCGCTGGCGCCACGTGGTGGCCCGCTACCACTCGGGCTCCATCAACCTGCGCTACCTCGCGGCGCCGACGGCCGTCTGCGCGATCGCCGCCGGCGTGGTCGTCGGCGCGGCCGTCACCCCGTGGGCCTTCGTCCTGCCGGCCGGCTACCTCGTGGCGATCACCGCAGGATCCGTCCCGGCGGGCAAGGGCCTGTCGCTGAAGGCCCGGCTGCGGATCCCCGTCGCCCTGGCCACCATGCACGTGTGCTGGGGCTTCGGCTTCCTGACCAGTCCGCGCTCGCTCGCCGCCAAGGTGATCGCGAGCCGGCGTCCGTCGGCCCGCCGGGACCCCGCCGAGCTCTGA
- a CDS encoding TIGR03089 family protein yields the protein MNATDRTPADLLRSALAGDPGRPLVTFYDDATGERVELSVATFANWVAKTANLLQGDLGAEPGDRLALLLPAHWQSAVWLLACASVGVVAEVGGDPAGADLVVSGPDTLEEAAACSGERVALALRPLGGRFPQPPAGFADYAVEVPGQGDRFAPFQPVDADGPGLAVGGEELSYAGVVERAREDAVKRGLGEGSRTLSRLGYDGWEGLSAGLYAALATGGSVVLCRNAEGLSEQALAQRIESERVTHTA from the coding sequence GTGAACGCCACTGACCGCACCCCTGCCGACCTGCTGCGATCCGCGCTCGCCGGCGATCCCGGCCGCCCGCTCGTCACCTTCTACGACGACGCCACGGGCGAGCGCGTCGAATTGTCCGTCGCCACCTTCGCCAATTGGGTGGCCAAGACCGCCAATCTGCTCCAGGGCGACCTGGGCGCCGAGCCCGGCGACCGGCTCGCGCTGCTGCTCCCCGCGCACTGGCAGAGCGCCGTGTGGCTGCTGGCCTGCGCCTCGGTCGGAGTCGTCGCCGAGGTGGGCGGGGACCCGGCCGGCGCCGACCTGGTGGTGAGCGGGCCCGACACCCTGGAGGAGGCCGCGGCGTGCTCCGGCGAGCGGGTCGCGCTCGCGCTGCGGCCGCTGGGCGGGCGCTTCCCGCAGCCGCCGGCCGGGTTCGCGGACTACGCCGTGGAGGTCCCGGGGCAGGGCGACCGGTTCGCGCCCTTCCAGCCCGTGGACGCGGACGGCCCGGGCCTGGCGGTCGGCGGCGAGGAGCTGTCGTACGCCGGGGTCGTGGAGCGGGCCCGCGAGGACGCGGTGAAGCGCGGTCTCGGCGAGGGCTCCCGCACGCTGTCCCGGCTCGGCTACGACGGCTGGGAGGGGCTCTCGGCCGGGCTGTACGCGGCCCTGGCGACCGGCGGCTCCGTGGTGCTGTGCCGCAATGCGGAGGGCCTCTCGGAGCAGGCGCTGGCGCAGCGGATCGAGAGCGAGCGCGTCACCCACACCGCCTGA
- a CDS encoding LCP family protein, producing the protein MRDSAGIPGGTEAAGGTQKPPKGRRRRLLRWIGLGLVLLVLAGAGAGWWVYSKLEGNISEDTSAAAELRRYDKERPVHLAGGAQNILLIGSDSRSGAGNARYGQDEGTQRSDTTILLHLPADLKSATAVSIPRDLMAEIPACLQQDGSRTREQFAQFNWAFAWGGAACTIRTVEALTGIRVDHHMVVDFSGFTKMVDAIGGVEVCLRRPVDDAEAKLKLPAGRQTLQGEQALGFVRARHSLGNGSDTERMERQQAFLGSLVKKVQSNGVLLNPGRLYPLLDAATSSVTTDPGLASLRGLYELARSVRDIPTDQVKFLTVPRRPYAANRNRDELRQPDADQLFRRLRADEPLTIAPPAPTPEPTPQSEQAAPGAADDGADGARPRGTADGPTPVPTFTGTTAGVADCR; encoded by the coding sequence GTGAGGGACAGCGCGGGCATACCGGGCGGCACCGAAGCGGCCGGAGGCACCCAGAAGCCTCCGAAGGGCCGTCGGCGCCGCCTGCTGCGCTGGATCGGCCTCGGGCTGGTCCTGCTGGTCCTCGCGGGAGCGGGGGCCGGCTGGTGGGTCTACTCCAAGCTCGAGGGGAACATCAGCGAGGACACCTCGGCCGCCGCCGAGCTGCGGCGCTACGACAAGGAGCGCCCGGTCCACCTGGCGGGCGGGGCGCAGAACATCCTGCTGATCGGCTCGGACTCCCGCTCCGGCGCGGGCAACGCCCGCTACGGGCAGGACGAGGGCACGCAGCGCTCGGACACCACGATCCTGCTGCACCTGCCGGCGGACCTCAAGAGTGCGACGGCGGTGTCGATACCCCGGGACCTGATGGCGGAGATACCCGCCTGCCTGCAGCAGGACGGCAGCCGCACCAGGGAGCAGTTCGCCCAGTTCAACTGGGCGTTCGCATGGGGCGGGGCCGCCTGCACGATCCGTACGGTCGAGGCGCTGACCGGGATCCGGGTGGACCACCACATGGTGGTGGACTTCAGCGGCTTCACGAAGATGGTGGACGCCATCGGCGGGGTGGAGGTCTGCCTCAGGCGGCCGGTGGACGACGCGGAGGCCAAGCTGAAGCTGCCGGCCGGCCGGCAGACGCTCCAGGGCGAGCAGGCGCTGGGCTTCGTACGGGCCCGCCACAGCCTGGGCAACGGCAGCGACACCGAGCGGATGGAGCGCCAGCAGGCCTTCCTCGGGTCGCTCGTGAAGAAGGTGCAGAGCAACGGGGTGCTGCTCAATCCGGGGCGGCTGTATCCGCTGCTGGACGCGGCGACCTCCTCGGTGACCACGGACCCGGGGCTGGCCTCCCTGCGGGGGCTGTACGAGCTCGCGCGGAGCGTGCGCGACATCCCGACCGACCAGGTCAAATTCCTCACGGTGCCGCGCCGGCCGTACGCCGCCAACCGGAACCGGGACGAGCTGCGGCAGCCGGACGCGGACCAGCTGTTCCGGCGGCTGCGGGCGGACGAGCCGCTGACGATAGCGCCGCCCGCACCGACGCCCGAGCCCACCCCGCAGAGCGAGCAGGCGGCGCCGGGCGCCGCCGACGACGGAGCGGACGGCGCGCGGCCCCGGGGAACCGCGGACGGCCCCACACCCGTCCCCACCTTTACGGGCACCACGGCGGGCGTGGCCGACTGCCGGTAA